CCGAAGTATTGGGCAACATCCAGGAGTCGTACCCCGTGGGCTGGATCATAACCGGCGTATTGATCGTCTCCTTTGCCATTGTGTGGTTTTTGCGGGCGAACGTCCGCCGCTCCGTGAAGCAGCCCATTAGCTTTTCGCGCCGGAGTATGATAGCGCTGCTGTTGCTGATCTTTCCTGCAATTACCTTTTTGTTTGTAACCAATAAATGGAAGCGGTTCAGCAGTAATGCTTATGCAAATGAGTTGGCTGCAAACGGACTGTTTGAGTTTGGAACGGCCTTTACCCATAACGAACTGGATTTTTATAAGTTCTACCGGGTACTGCCCGATGAGGAAGCATTCAACATTGTACGCAAACAGCTGGAAACGCCCAATGCGCATTTTGTAAGTAATGATCCGTTCAATATAGAACGCCAGGTTAGCTATGCCGAGCCGGAGAAAAAAATGAATGTGGTGCTGATAAGCGTGGAAAGCTTTAGCGCCAATTTTATGAAGGCTTTCGGGAATGAGCAAAATATTACACCCTGCCTGGATAGCTTAGCCGGAAAAGGCCTTTTGTTTACCAATCTGTATTCCAGCGGAACAAGAACGGTGCGTGGCCTGGAAGCGTTGTCGCTTTCTATACCACCTACACCAGGGCAGAGTATTGTAAAAAGACCCGATAATGAAAACATGTTTTCATTAGGCAGTGTATTTAAATCGAAAGGCTATATCACCCAGTACCTGTATGGCGGTTATGGTTATTTCGATAACATGAACGTGTTTTTTTCGGGTAACCATTACGATGTTATTGACCGCAATGCACTGCGTCCCGATCAGATACATTATGCCAACATCTGGGGCGTTGCCGATGAAGACCTGTTTACGTTAACCCTGCAGCAACTAGATTCCAATTATAAATGCGGCAAGCCATTCTTTTCGCACGTAATGACGGTATCGAACCACCGGCCATTTACGTACCCTGAAGGAAGGATTGATATTCCACCTTCCCGGCAGGCGCGTGAAGGCGCGGTAAAATATACCGATTATGCCATTGGCCAGTTTATTCGTAAAGCCAGTGAAAAGCCCTGGTTTAAGAATACCATTTTTGTAATTGTGGCCGACCATTGTGCGGGCAGCGCGGGCAGTGTAGAGTTACCGGTAACGGGGTATCATATTCCCATGCTGATTTACAGCCCGGATAATATTGCCCCGCAAAAGATCGATCGCCTGACGGCACAGATAGATATTGCGCCTTCTATTTTGGGATTGCTGAAATTCAATTACCGCTCAAAGTTTTTTGGACAGGATATCTTTTCCTTACCTGCAGGTCAGGAACGGGCTTTTATAAGCACCTATCAGGGGCTTGGTTATCTTAAAAACGGTGAGCTGATAGTACAGTCGCCCACACAAAAGGTTGACCAGTATAAGCCTGATTTTACCACCGGTAAGGCGCAAAAGGAGCCTTTGACAGACAGCCTGGTGAAACAAGC
The Niastella koreensis GR20-10 genome window above contains:
- a CDS encoding LTA synthase family protein, with product MLRLRSLLQKGLAHRFGIILLLVFINLGISFVTRLGLLLYTGKGFDWTIGNLLGVFGIGLLYDLAISSYLIIPFVLHLWFTSEKIYEPAMRKWIIGLYAALMLFFSFSQLVPAEYNAALHWGVVVLFGLRLAIYLLLAKKGPAFRLQWRKYVLAADIFLVTFLLLFNAISEYFFWNEFSTRYNFIAVDYLIYTTEVLGNIQESYPVGWIITGVLIVSFAIVWFLRANVRRSVKQPISFSRRSMIALLLLIFPAITFLFVTNKWKRFSSNAYANELAANGLFEFGTAFTHNELDFYKFYRVLPDEEAFNIVRKQLETPNAHFVSNDPFNIERQVSYAEPEKKMNVVLISVESFSANFMKAFGNEQNITPCLDSLAGKGLLFTNLYSSGTRTVRGLEALSLSIPPTPGQSIVKRPDNENMFSLGSVFKSKGYITQYLYGGYGYFDNMNVFFSGNHYDVIDRNALRPDQIHYANIWGVADEDLFTLTLQQLDSNYKCGKPFFSHVMTVSNHRPFTYPEGRIDIPPSRQAREGAVKYTDYAIGQFIRKASEKPWFKNTIFVIVADHCAGSAGSVELPVTGYHIPMLIYSPDNIAPQKIDRLTAQIDIAPSILGLLKFNYRSKFFGQDIFSLPAGQERAFISTYQGLGYLKNGELIVQSPTQKVDQYKPDFTTGKAQKEPLTDSLVKQAIAFYQSASWLLKNNKYRSN